In Camarhynchus parvulus chromosome 21, STF_HiC, whole genome shotgun sequence, a genomic segment contains:
- the AJAP1 gene encoding adherens junction-associated protein 1, with amino-acid sequence MWMRRLPGSRSGCPLGSHAWILIAMFHLAMDLASCQPPAATGTGGKLSARPALRHRLSRGSLWGTAGTEELQRPGPPWTCGPAPPVQRPRSRRPPPAAPVPAGRPLRRPRSRRGRRHLRGRGFAPRDGRPTALPEVIVWGPTGEEDSLESSTLPSAFATTTTTTTTAATTSASTAAAAVTSVTAATPPRVPPSTAAPAAGGDGPRSSPGRSSTAEPAAGHSSGGKDARPPRGLGDSTGLAVHQIITITVSLIMVIAALITTLVLKNCCAQSGRPRRNSHQRKLDQQEESCQNLTDFAPARVPSALDIFTAYNETLQCSHECVRTPVPVYAEDTLHSPGDYKTTFNGNRPSSSDRHLIPVAFVSEKWFEISC; translated from the exons ATGTGGATGCGACGGCTCCCGGGAAGCAG GTCAGGTTGCCCGCTCGGAAGCCATGCTTGGATTTTAATAGCCATGTTCCACCTAGCCATGGACCttgccagctgccagcccccagcagccacGGGCACCGGGGGGAAGCTCTCAGCGCGGCCGGCGCTCCGGCACAGACTGTCCCGTGGCTCGCTGTGGGGCACGGCGGGCACGGAGGAGCTGCAACGCCCCGGCCCCCCCTGGACCTGCGGCCCCGCTCCCCCTGTGCAGAGACCCCGCTCCCgccggccgccccccgccgcccctgTGCCCGCCGGCCGCCCCCTGCGCCGCCCGCGCTCCCGGAGGGGCCGGCGGCACCTGCGCGGCCGCGGCTTCGCCCCGCGGGACGGGAGACCCACGGCGCTGCCCGAGGTCATCGTCTGGGGCCCCACGGGCGAGGAGGActccctggagagcagcacgCTGCCCAGCGCCTTcgccaccaccaccaccaccaccaccaccgcTGCCACCACCTCCGCCAGCACTGCCGCCGCCGCTGTCACTTCTGTCACGGCCGCCACGCCGCCCCGGGTGCCTCCCAGCACCGCGGCTCCCGCGGCCGGCGGGGACGGGCCCCGCAGCAGCCCCGGCCGCAGCAGCACCGCCGAGCCGGCCGCAGGGCACAGCAGCGGAGGGAAGGATGCTCGCCCGCCGCGTGGGCTGGGAGACAGCACAG GTCTGGCTGTTCATCAGATAATCACTATTACCGTGTCCCTCATCATGGTCATAGCTGCGCTGATAACAACTCTTGTCTTAAAAAATTG CTGTGCGCAGAGCGGGCGCCCCCGGCGCAACAGCCACCAACGCAAGCTGGAccagcaggaggagagctgCCAAAACCTGACTGACTTCGCCCCCGCCCGCGTGCCCAGCGCCCTCGACATCTTCACCGCCTACAACGAGACGCTGCAGTGCTCCCACGAGTGCGTGCGGACCCCCGTGCCCGTCTACGCCGAGGACACCTTGCACTCGCCCGGGGATTATAAAACCACCTTCAATGGAAACAG ACCCTCTTCTTCTGACCGGCATCTTATTCCCGTGGCCTTTGTGTCTGAGAAATGGTTTGAAATCTCCTGCTGA